One Nicotiana tomentosiformis chromosome 4, ASM39032v3, whole genome shotgun sequence genomic window carries:
- the LOC138910059 gene encoding uncharacterized protein encodes MDYATLCYLMSEKESKARYEMGAFIARFDIDIQDKKGSENEVADHLSRLEENGRPHDDLEINDSFPDEQLLELSMKEICTDGVIRRYVLDEEQRDILGAVHSSPHGGHHKEQERRQRY; translated from the exons ATGGATTATGCGACACTTTGTTATCTTATGAGTGAAAAGGAATCGAAAGCTCGatatgagatgggtgcttttattgcaagatttgatattgacatccaagacaaGAAGGGAAGTGAAAATGAAGTGGCAGACCACTTATCTCGTTTGGAGGAGAATGGGAGACCACATGATGACCTTGAGATCAATGACTCTTTTCCCGATGAGCAACTTTTGGAactttcaatgaaagag atttgcacggatggggtgattaggagATATGTGCTGGATGAGGAACAACGTGATATTCTTGGGGCTGTCCATTCTTCACCTCATGGTGGTCACCATAAGGAACAAGAACGGCGGCAAAGGTACTAA